The genomic region aaaatctaccaattaaaacaacacttaaatatttttaatttttattttctagGTAAAATAAGTAAATGTATTAATTAAAAAAGTGTTGTGGAAGGTAGTTGACATATGGTGCATTTAAGTCACAACATTAAGCTAGTAGTTTACCATTGTAGTAGTTTGTAGCTTAAAAATATTCTAGCTTGAAAATCTTATGTGGCAAAGGTAAACTAgtagcaactagcttaccattgtggatgctctaaCGCACAATTGTCTTATGCCTTGTAGGAGTAATCTTATTCTATACAACATGCAAGTCATTGGAAACGCAGGAGATGGGAAAGATGCTAAAGAAATGGAACTTGAAAAAGTTCTTCATATGAAGAAAGGCTTTGACCACACCAGCTATGCAAGGAACTCTCTGTTTCAGGTCTACCCCTCCACCGTCTCAATCCCTTGCTCTATTTCTCCGACTCTTCATATAGTACATAGTGTTCAGTCGCAGAAAAGGTTAAACGGTTTTATGTTAAAGTAGTTCcaaacgataaattaaagatataGGAGTATATCTATATTACAACTAGAAAACATTACCAAAATCAATTTTTTATACACACTGCGCGAAAAAAAGGGTACAAGAACGGTCGAAAACTATTTTAAGTAAAGACACGGAGGCGTTCTAATGGTTCTATCCTTGGCTGTTATAGTAGGTCTCCTggttaattgtaatagttatcgaattataatataaatattaaaaataataattaatataaataataataataataataataataataataataataataatagatgtaatataataatttattaatataataataataaatatgttattaataatattaataaaaatgaatatagtaataaaaataataaatacaataataataataataataataataataataataataaatattaatgctactaatattgccattaatcatatataataatataataaataaaataataataataataataaatattaaaaataaattttaatataataataacaatagtaaataatataatataataatgatgataataattagaatataaaataagaataataatattaatgttgaaataaactaatctgaactaaactaaactaaactaaactaaactaaactgaactaaatggagctgaactgaactgaactgaattgaacttaatagagctgaatagaacttattagaactgaaattaagtccaaaagaatatGACCTTAATTTGTAAATagaagagctgaactgaactgaactgaactgaatgaagaTAAACTAAACTGAATAGAGTTAAAgcgaactgaaattaagtccaaaaaacCAACTGTGTAAAAACATCCTACACAATTAGGCCACAAATTTAGCTAACCTTTAAAATGCGCAAACATCTCTTTGGCACTCTTTTAGCAAGTCTCTTGTTTAAAATTGCACCCTGAAATCTCGAGCATTTGCTTTGTAACAGAGAATAGTAACAACACTGGCAGGATCGATAATAGAAGAACGCATAAGGGAAGTCTACGTTACCTTAAGGCCAAAATGCCTTATGATGGCCGACATGGGTTGTTCTTCAGGGCCAAATGCTTTGCAAGTAGTCTCTAGAATCATTGATGTAATTGATGATGCTAGCCGGACTATAAACCGCCAATGCCCTCAATTCGGAGTGTTCTTAAACGATCTACCAGGAAACGATTTCAATACCTTGTTTAACTTGCTCCCTAGTTTTAACCAGGGTTTACAGGAAGCTGAAGGAAGCAGTTTTAGACCTTGTTTCGTGTCAGGGATACCCAAGTCATTTTACGGGAGAGTCTTTCCGGATAACTTTCTTCATTTTGTTCACTCCTCATATAGTATTCATTTTCTTTCTCAGGTAAACAAAAGCCATCTAATACAATGTCAAATTAAGTGTATATTAATTAGATATACCTAGTTGGGGCCTTAGTTATGTCGGAAGGTGTCTCGGTCCCTGCTGATTTTTCATAATACAATGTCAAATTATCAGTCGGCGTCCCTAATAATATTTACCCACGAATTGTACTCAAAAAAACCACGAAATCAATAGTTTAAACTTGATATATAGACCCACAAAAGCTATAAGAGATGCATATACttaaattatattaatttactTATTTTTGATATTGAATGAGCCACAACTTAGTACAATAATATAGGTTGAGGGGAATTAAAACTTCGGTCTTGATGTCCAAAATGTCGGAATCTTAACTATTAAGCCAAGATATCTTCGTTAAATTATGTTAAGTGAAATGACAGGTACCAAGAGGATTGGTGAGCGAAAATGGAGAAGCATTGAACAAGGGGAACATATACATAGCAGAAACAAGCCCTCAAGAGATACACAAGGCCTATTATGCACAATTCAAGAAGGATTTCACATTGTTTTTGAAGTTACGTTCAAGGGAGATGGTCTCACAAGGTGGCATGGTCTTGGTACTCCAAGGTAGCTTCAATAGTGATAACCCTGACTCGATTCACTCGTTGCTAGGTTCTACCCTCCAGGACATGGTTTTAAAGGTACACTCGTTTTCGTGAAGCCAATAAAATACTTCCTGCATCCCATTTATATTGTCCTACTTTATATTTTAGGTGGATTTAAGAAACCCCAATATAATAGCAAAGATGATTGATTTATACTGTACATACTTACTAAATTTCGAAATGGGATAATAATTTTGCGATAAATTTAAAAGAAGAGGGACAGTAGATCAAGATGAAAAGAGGTAGCTAATTTAAGGC from Silene latifolia isolate original U9 population chromosome 3, ASM4854445v1, whole genome shotgun sequence harbors:
- the LOC141648548 gene encoding putative jasmonic acid carboxyl methyltransferase 2 → MQVIGNAGDGKDAKEMELEKVLHMKKGFDHTSYARNSLFQRIVTTLAGSIIEERIREVYVTLRPKCLMMADMGCSSGPNALQVVSRIIDVIDDASRTINRQCPQFGVFLNDLPGNDFNTLFNLLPSFNQGLQEAEGSSFRPCFVSGIPKSFYGRVFPDNFLHFVHSSYSIHFLSQVPRGLVSENGEALNKGNIYIAETSPQEIHKAYYAQFKKDFTLFLKLRSREMVSQGGMVLVLQGSFNSDNPDSIHSLLGSTLQDMVLKGVIEQEKLDKFNMPFYAPTIEEVRKLVEAEGSFALNKLEAFTTDWSIDTSQNLETRAKFVAKTLRAVTEPLLETTFTHGIMDDLYLLFEIRVKERIARKKGEYFNIVLSVTKKE